A DNA window from Amycolatopsis sp. DSM 110486 contains the following coding sequences:
- a CDS encoding LuxR family transcriptional regulator: protein MDLVEREQALALLEALFEEVAAGEGRSALISGPVGTGKTALLGRAVTAVAGPALVLSARCSRAEQSLAMGVIDQLLQSPAWPAEVRAPLLQQFGQAGLPCAAADLSHSSVTSTAVTVSNAMLSLALRRPLVVVVDDIQWADRTSLAVLAIFLRRISSSRILVLLTESTSRFGVDWEFRAELHAQPGFLWLRLRRLSATGTGELVRRRAGAEVAARSATAYHDASGGNPLLLNALLRDHLSGGTGAAGATSAAEADEPIVAGESFARAVQACLHRCEPAVREIAQALAVLPDDNVVGRSRRLLDLNTHDVVSGVSTLAEIGLVENGAFRHPAARRAVLDSLSLEEWARHHARAARLMYLESAPAPLVASLLLLAGETEEPWAPGVLLEAALEEDEPARALEMIDLAARSTSDERERALVVSARVRIEWRANPAAAQRGLPALQDAMRQGHLTDWSASALILYLLWHGKADEVSTTWNLLKELPPSAEPPEDSELRAMHLWTQYLHPESHSQLDTLAPPVPADAGPAQEMSVLAASALTAVLTEGPDEERVVDAEYVLSTCRLGDTTVEWLLVAVLTLIYAGRLDRASTWCDSLLAEANVRGVVTWQAILSAASADIALRTGETETALELATAALDLVPLEGWGVVVGYPLGCLLTAALVTGRLDDIGDEVWDAVPDKMFASGFGVQYLHARAYHLLITSRPRAAVDEFRRCGEVMRDWGLDNPLLAAWRHGAAEAYLVLGEVDEARELLAEEAGLPGAGDAVVRGGWLRLRAATEEQAPARVSLLRQSVELLEAGANRIELMLALASLANAHSELGEFGRAKLVARRARQMAKLSGAAALCDEILSVALTRRRQTSPQDTVEQVARAALSDAEFRVANLVSRGMTNREISAELFLTVSTIEQHLTRIYRKLDVKGRPEMVSLLQWGIGASRSRDTGVS from the coding sequence GTGGACTTGGTTGAGCGTGAGCAAGCGCTTGCGTTGCTCGAAGCCCTCTTCGAAGAGGTCGCGGCGGGCGAGGGACGTTCGGCACTGATCAGCGGTCCGGTCGGGACCGGCAAGACCGCCTTGCTCGGCCGGGCGGTGACTGCCGTGGCCGGGCCGGCGCTGGTGCTCTCCGCGCGGTGCTCCCGCGCGGAGCAGTCGCTGGCGATGGGCGTGATCGACCAGCTGCTGCAGTCCCCGGCGTGGCCGGCGGAGGTGCGAGCGCCGCTGCTGCAGCAGTTCGGCCAGGCCGGTCTGCCCTGCGCGGCGGCGGATCTGTCGCACTCCAGCGTGACGTCGACGGCGGTCACCGTGTCCAACGCGATGCTGTCGCTGGCTCTGCGGCGTCCGCTGGTGGTGGTCGTAGACGACATCCAATGGGCCGACCGGACCTCGCTGGCGGTGCTCGCGATCTTCCTCCGCCGTATCAGTTCGTCGCGGATCCTGGTGCTGCTCACGGAATCGACCTCGCGGTTCGGCGTCGACTGGGAGTTCCGGGCGGAGCTGCACGCGCAGCCGGGGTTCCTGTGGTTGCGGCTGCGCCGGCTCTCCGCGACCGGGACCGGCGAGCTGGTCCGGCGGCGGGCCGGGGCCGAGGTCGCCGCGAGATCGGCGACCGCGTACCACGACGCGTCCGGCGGAAACCCGTTGCTGCTGAACGCGTTGCTGCGTGATCACCTGTCCGGCGGAACCGGTGCGGCCGGTGCGACCAGTGCGGCCGAAGCGGACGAGCCGATCGTGGCGGGGGAGTCGTTCGCCAGGGCGGTGCAGGCCTGTCTGCACCGGTGCGAGCCGGCCGTGCGCGAGATCGCCCAGGCGCTGGCAGTGCTGCCCGACGACAACGTTGTCGGCAGATCGAGGCGCCTTCTCGACCTGAACACGCACGACGTCGTCAGCGGTGTGTCGACGCTTGCGGAGATCGGGTTGGTCGAGAACGGCGCTTTCCGGCACCCCGCGGCGCGCCGCGCCGTGCTCGATTCGCTCTCGCTCGAGGAGTGGGCGCGCCACCACGCGCGCGCCGCGCGGCTGATGTACCTGGAGTCCGCGCCGGCGCCGCTGGTCGCGTCGCTGCTGTTGCTCGCGGGTGAAACCGAGGAACCGTGGGCTCCGGGGGTCTTGCTCGAAGCGGCACTGGAGGAGGACGAGCCCGCCCGCGCGCTGGAGATGATCGACCTCGCCGCTCGGAGCACGTCGGACGAGCGCGAGCGCGCGCTTGTCGTCAGCGCCCGGGTCCGGATCGAATGGCGGGCCAACCCGGCGGCCGCGCAGCGCGGCCTGCCCGCGCTGCAGGACGCGATGCGCCAGGGCCACCTCACGGACTGGAGCGCCAGCGCGCTGATCCTGTACTTGCTCTGGCACGGCAAGGCCGACGAGGTCAGCACGACCTGGAACCTGCTGAAGGAGCTGCCGCCGAGTGCCGAGCCTCCGGAAGACTCGGAACTGCGCGCGATGCACCTGTGGACGCAGTACCTGCACCCGGAATCGCACTCGCAGCTGGACACCCTTGCGCCGCCGGTGCCGGCGGACGCGGGGCCGGCCCAGGAGATGAGCGTTCTCGCGGCGAGCGCGCTCACCGCCGTGCTGACCGAGGGGCCGGACGAAGAGCGGGTGGTGGACGCCGAGTACGTGCTGAGCACCTGCCGGCTCGGCGACACGACCGTCGAATGGCTGCTCGTCGCCGTGCTCACGCTCATCTACGCCGGCCGGCTGGACCGCGCGTCGACGTGGTGCGACTCGTTGCTGGCCGAGGCGAACGTGCGTGGGGTGGTGACCTGGCAGGCGATCCTGTCGGCTGCGTCGGCCGACATCGCCCTGCGGACGGGGGAGACCGAGACCGCGCTGGAGCTGGCGACGGCCGCGCTCGACCTCGTGCCACTGGAGGGCTGGGGCGTGGTCGTCGGCTATCCGCTGGGGTGCCTGCTCACGGCGGCGCTCGTCACCGGCCGGCTCGACGACATCGGCGACGAGGTCTGGGATGCCGTGCCGGACAAGATGTTCGCGAGCGGCTTCGGGGTGCAGTACCTCCACGCCCGCGCCTACCACCTGCTCATCACCTCCCGGCCGAGGGCGGCGGTCGACGAGTTCCGCCGCTGCGGTGAGGTCATGCGCGACTGGGGTCTGGACAACCCGCTGCTGGCCGCGTGGCGCCACGGTGCCGCGGAGGCGTACCTGGTCCTCGGTGAGGTCGACGAGGCGCGGGAACTGCTCGCGGAGGAGGCCGGTCTGCCCGGCGCCGGCGACGCGGTCGTGCGCGGTGGCTGGCTGCGGTTGCGCGCGGCCACGGAGGAGCAGGCGCCGGCGCGGGTTTCCCTGCTGCGCCAGTCGGTCGAGCTCCTGGAGGCCGGCGCGAACCGGATCGAGCTGATGCTCGCACTGGCGAGCCTGGCGAACGCCCACAGCGAGCTGGGCGAGTTCGGGCGCGCCAAACTGGTCGCGCGACGGGCCAGGCAGATGGCGAAGCTGTCCGGGGCCGCCGCGCTGTGCGACGAAATCCTTTCCGTCGCCCTGACGCGCCGCCGCCAGACCTCGCCCCAGGACACTGTCGAGCAGGTTGCCCGGGCCGCGCTGTCCGACGCCGAGTTCCGGGTCGCCAACCTGGTTTCCCGCGGGATGACCAACCGGGAGATCAGCGCGGAGCTGTTCCTCACCGTGAGCACGATCGAACAGCACCTCACGCGGATCTACCGGAAGCTGGACGTCAAGGGTCGTCCGGAGATGGTTTCGTTGCTGCAGTGGGGAATCGGGGCTTCGCGCTCGCGCGATACAGGGGTCTCCTAG
- a CDS encoding amino acid adenylation domain-containing protein has translation MKSSPAKSGALPERTIVSLFARQAAAAPDRPAVTSDGTTLTYAQLHRRSSDLARTLAAAGVSPGDRVGVGLPRGTELVVALLAVLKAGAAYVPLDPDYPAERLAFIAADTGIDVVVGNSATAVEGARVVDVASPAADDRPAPAGPAAGDVAYVIHTSGSTGRPKGVLVAHRTVVALLDATAAEFELSGSDVWTLFHSFAFDFSVWEMWVCLMTGGRLVVVPHWTARDPAEFHALLEREHVTVLNQTPSAFAPLLATPAFAGGGLSVRLLVFGGEPLDVRTLGPWFDRYPHARVENMYGITETTVHVTARTLTAADVALGSRSVGRPLPGWTVRLLDEHGTRVPAGQPGEIHVGGAGVALGYLDRPELTAERFLPDPEGPGTLYRSGDRGRELPDGELEHLGRLDDQVKIRGHRIELGEVRQALTDDPAVTAAAVVPRSSTGLDAYVVTTAPDRLAELRRRLATRMPAHLVPDTLTAVPALPLNANGKVDTTRLPAPAPPSGASGPGPHDDPLTKRIARLWEGLLGGPVAAGDNFFELGGNSLLAARLGNELAGAGLPAVSMRELYAHSSLTAMTELVRTKQEATP, from the coding sequence GTGAAGTCGTCACCCGCGAAGTCCGGCGCCCTCCCCGAGCGCACGATCGTGTCCCTGTTCGCCCGTCAGGCCGCGGCCGCACCGGACCGCCCGGCCGTGACGTCCGACGGCACCACGCTCACCTACGCGCAGCTGCACCGGCGCTCCTCGGACCTCGCCCGGACCCTGGCCGCGGCCGGAGTGTCGCCCGGCGACCGGGTCGGGGTCGGGCTGCCCCGCGGCACGGAGCTGGTCGTCGCGCTGCTCGCCGTGCTGAAGGCCGGCGCCGCGTACGTGCCGCTCGATCCGGACTACCCCGCCGAGCGGCTCGCGTTCATCGCCGCGGACACCGGAATCGACGTGGTGGTCGGGAATTCCGCCACCGCCGTCGAAGGCGCACGGGTCGTGGACGTGGCGTCGCCTGCCGCGGATGACCGGCCCGCCCCGGCCGGACCGGCCGCGGGCGATGTCGCGTATGTCATCCACACCTCCGGCTCCACCGGGCGACCCAAGGGCGTGCTCGTTGCCCATCGGACGGTCGTCGCACTGCTCGACGCCACCGCGGCGGAGTTCGAGTTGTCCGGGAGCGATGTGTGGACCCTGTTCCACTCCTTCGCCTTCGACTTCTCGGTGTGGGAGATGTGGGTGTGCCTGATGACCGGCGGCCGGCTGGTGGTCGTCCCCCATTGGACCGCCCGTGATCCCGCCGAGTTCCACGCCCTGCTGGAGCGCGAACACGTGACGGTGCTGAACCAGACGCCGTCGGCGTTCGCCCCGCTGCTCGCCACCCCGGCGTTCGCCGGCGGCGGGCTTTCCGTCCGCCTGCTGGTGTTCGGCGGTGAACCGCTCGACGTCCGCACGCTCGGCCCGTGGTTCGACCGGTACCCGCACGCACGCGTGGAGAACATGTACGGCATCACCGAAACCACGGTGCACGTCACGGCGCGCACGCTGACCGCCGCCGACGTCGCGCTCGGCTCCCGCTCGGTCGGCCGCCCGCTGCCAGGCTGGACCGTGCGGCTGCTCGACGAGCACGGCACCCGGGTGCCGGCCGGGCAGCCCGGCGAGATCCACGTCGGGGGCGCCGGCGTGGCCCTGGGCTACCTCGACCGGCCCGAGCTGACCGCCGAGCGGTTCCTCCCCGACCCGGAAGGCCCCGGCACGCTGTACCGCAGCGGCGATCGCGGGCGGGAGCTGCCCGACGGCGAGCTGGAGCACCTCGGGCGCCTCGACGACCAGGTCAAGATCCGCGGTCACCGGATCGAGCTCGGCGAGGTCCGCCAGGCCCTGACCGACGATCCCGCGGTCACCGCGGCGGCGGTCGTCCCCCGGAGTTCCACAGGCCTCGACGCGTACGTGGTGACCACCGCGCCCGACAGGCTGGCGGAGCTGCGCCGGCGGCTGGCCACGCGAATGCCCGCGCACCTGGTCCCCGACACGCTGACCGCCGTTCCCGCGCTTCCGCTCAACGCCAACGGCAAGGTCGACACCACGCGCTTGCCCGCGCCCGCTCCCCCGTCCGGCGCGTCGGGACCGGGCCCGCACGACGACCCGCTGACCAAGCGGATCGCCCGGCTGTGGGAAGGACTGCTCGGCGGCCCGGTCGCGGCCGGGGACAACTTCTTCGAGCTCGGCGGGAACTCGCTGCTGGCCGCCCGGCTGGGCAACGAGCTCGCGGGCGCCGGCCTGCCGGCCGTCTCGATGCGGGAGCTGTACGCCCATTCCTCCCTGACCGCGATGACCGAACTCGTCCGAACCAAGCAGGAGGCGACCCCATGA
- a CDS encoding cytochrome P450 produces the protein MTTAGADAEQITPESLSSLLAWFTEMRATEPVSQDETPGVWHVFRHADITRVLADPETYSSDMSALIPSFPGMEWINRSNIVGMDAPLHRKLRSLVSKAFTPRFVNELAPRIHELTRALLDEVAGQERIDLVGHLSHPLPVTVIAEVVGVPSEDRPHFQRWADAFILANGGSENALPTEAEVIGFATTAAEMHAYLTDHVAKIRSAPGDDLLSQLVQVELDGERLSDDEVCGFVALLLLAGHITTTAVLGNTVLALDENPGAVAELRANPGLIPDAVEEVVRMRPAFSRLARITKRESEVGGRTIPAGQMLTLWVASANRDEAAYPDPDRFDPHRSPNRHLGFGQGMHFCLGAPLARLETRIALEHLLERYQSFAVATDEPTLFHHPKSLIGVRRLPLDVTPS, from the coding sequence ATGACCACCGCCGGAGCGGATGCCGAGCAGATCACCCCGGAGTCCTTGAGTTCGCTGTTGGCCTGGTTCACCGAGATGCGCGCGACGGAACCGGTGAGCCAGGACGAAACCCCCGGCGTCTGGCACGTGTTCCGGCACGCCGACATCACCCGCGTGCTCGCCGACCCCGAGACGTACTCGAGTGACATGAGCGCGCTCATCCCGTCGTTCCCGGGCATGGAGTGGATCAACCGGAGCAACATCGTCGGCATGGACGCGCCGCTGCACCGCAAGCTGCGCAGCCTGGTCAGCAAGGCGTTCACGCCCCGGTTCGTCAACGAGCTCGCGCCCCGCATCCACGAGCTGACCCGCGCCCTGCTCGACGAGGTCGCCGGGCAGGAGCGGATCGACTTGGTCGGGCACCTCAGCCACCCGCTGCCGGTGACCGTGATCGCCGAGGTGGTCGGGGTGCCGAGCGAGGACCGGCCGCATTTCCAGCGCTGGGCCGACGCGTTCATCCTCGCCAACGGCGGGTCGGAGAACGCGCTGCCGACCGAGGCCGAGGTGATCGGGTTCGCCACGACCGCGGCCGAGATGCACGCCTACCTGACCGACCACGTCGCGAAGATCCGCTCCGCGCCCGGCGACGATCTGCTGAGCCAGCTGGTACAGGTCGAGCTGGACGGGGAACGGCTGTCGGACGACGAGGTGTGCGGGTTCGTCGCCCTGCTGCTGCTCGCCGGCCACATCACCACGACCGCCGTCCTGGGCAACACCGTGCTGGCTCTCGACGAGAACCCCGGCGCCGTGGCGGAACTGCGCGCGAACCCCGGCCTGATCCCCGACGCCGTCGAAGAGGTCGTCCGGATGCGCCCGGCGTTCTCCCGCCTCGCCCGGATCACCAAGCGCGAGTCCGAGGTGGGCGGCCGGACCATTCCGGCGGGCCAGATGCTCACGCTCTGGGTGGCTTCGGCCAACCGGGACGAAGCGGCCTACCCCGACCCGGACCGGTTCGACCCGCACCGCAGCCCGAACCGGCACCTCGGTTTCGGGCAGGGCATGCACTTCTGCCTCGGTGCCCCGCTGGCGCGGCTGGAAACGCGCATCGCGCTCGAGCACCTGCTGGAGCGGTACCAGTCGTTCGCCGTCGCCACCGACGAGCCGACCCTGTTCCACCACCCGAAGAGCCTCATCGGCGTGCGGCGGCTGCCGCTGGACGTCACCCCCTCCTGA
- a CDS encoding DUF1579 family protein translates to MRTEDAAWSANPRRRLMSTQDVAAPDSAESTNGKVEFPARPPAPVQMHELDFLLGEFRCEYTNLTTDPVSSGVATWTTVPILGGHYYEMTQTVPVPGVSSRWVFGWNQADSTFFTSYYDDWGNHGATKCEGWQDGELKCTGDYFAFGQPFVFQEVFAQVDDDHYTKHGFVRQADAWVPVDVIHCHRV, encoded by the coding sequence GTGCGCACCGAAGACGCCGCGTGGTCCGCGAACCCGAGGAGACGACTCATGAGCACGCAAGATGTGGCCGCGCCCGACTCCGCCGAAAGCACGAACGGCAAGGTGGAGTTCCCGGCTCGCCCGCCGGCGCCCGTGCAGATGCACGAACTGGACTTCCTGCTCGGCGAGTTCCGGTGCGAATACACCAATCTCACCACGGACCCGGTGAGTTCGGGCGTGGCCACCTGGACAACGGTGCCGATTCTGGGCGGGCATTACTACGAGATGACGCAGACGGTGCCGGTTCCGGGCGTCAGCAGCCGCTGGGTGTTCGGCTGGAATCAAGCGGACTCCACATTCTTCACAAGTTATTACGACGATTGGGGTAACCACGGGGCAACCAAATGCGAGGGGTGGCAAGACGGCGAGCTCAAATGCACCGGTGACTACTTCGCGTTCGGGCAGCCCTTCGTGTTCCAGGAGGTCTTCGCCCAGGTCGACGACGACCACTACACCAAGCACGGCTTCGTGCGCCAGGCGGACGCCTGGGTGCCGGTCGACGTGATCCACTGCCACCGCGTCTGA